The Dehalococcoidia bacterium genome window below encodes:
- a CDS encoding NAD(P)-dependent oxidoreductase, which produces MINVLVTGGAGSMGRLVTEKLISKGFFVKIFDLPSADYEGFDPNKTEIIRGDLSDKSDLEFAINNVHSIIHLAAILPPLANENEELAKKVNVEGTKKLVEVVEKNNPKAHFIFSSSVSIYGKNLDNKKVTENTNPNPDDNYAITKFESEEIVTKSDLNFTVLRISGVSIPVFQEPPKEWPFLSNQHIEFIHRDDVVDSICNSVDNNESHRKIFNISGGKSWQMTGEKYVKDYFEILEADIENANYQKEEGHFSWYDSDKSNIILKYQNKNYELYLSEIIEDLDRLMGE; this is translated from the coding sequence GTGATAAATGTACTCGTTACAGGTGGTGCTGGCAGTATGGGGCGATTGGTTACTGAAAAGCTAATTTCCAAAGGATTCTTTGTAAAAATATTTGATCTTCCTAGTGCTGATTATGAAGGTTTTGATCCTAATAAAACTGAAATAATTAGAGGAGACTTAAGTGATAAATCTGATCTTGAATTTGCAATAAATAATGTTCATTCAATTATACATCTTGCAGCTATACTACCTCCTCTAGCTAATGAGAATGAAGAGCTTGCTAAAAAAGTTAACGTAGAAGGAACAAAAAAGCTAGTAGAAGTAGTTGAAAAAAATAACCCTAAAGCTCATTTCATATTTAGTTCATCAGTAAGTATTTATGGGAAAAATTTAGATAATAAAAAAGTAACTGAAAATACAAATCCAAATCCTGATGACAACTATGCTATCACTAAGTTTGAATCTGAAGAAATTGTAACAAAATCTGATCTTAATTTTACTGTTCTCAGGATTTCAGGAGTATCAATTCCTGTATTTCAAGAGCCTCCTAAAGAATGGCCATTTCTAAGTAATCAACACATAGAGTTCATTCATAGAGATGATGTTGTAGATTCAATTTGTAATAGTGTTGATAATAATGAATCTCATAGAAAAATATTCAATATAAGTGGTGGAAAATCTTGGCAAATGACAGGAGAAAAATACGTAAAAGATTATTTTGAAATATTAGAAGCAGATATTGAAAATGCAAATTACCAAAAAGAGGAAGGTCATTTTTCATGGTACGATTCGGATAAATCAAATATTATATTAAAATATCAAAATAAAAATTATGAATTATATCTTTCTGAAATAATTGAAGATTTAGATAGATTAATGGGAGAATAA
- a CDS encoding GuaB3 family IMP dehydrogenase-related protein: MKTIEQTYGYDDVAIVPGEITINPELVDTRIKIDNLELDIPIFASAMDSVVDPNFSKEISDLGGVGVINLDGIHVRYNDTEEIYNEIASASQENATELLQKIYSAPVKENLIGDIVKKIKNSNSRCFASFIPASTKRFAPVAVEAGCDSIVIQSTVTTARHNSKSLEGLILSKIVESINVPIIVGNTVTYNVSRELMETGIHGILVGVGPGSACTSREVLGVGVPQVSATLECSSARDDYFKLTGRYVSIITDGGIRTGGELCKSFVAGADAVMIGSPFSKTYESPAKGNHWGMATPHESLPRGTRIANKQEYSIRELLFGPSSKTDGTRNLVGALRVCMGMLGAEKVREMHDGTLIYAPTIKTEGKSYQLSGLGS, encoded by the coding sequence TTGAAAACTATTGAGCAGACATATGGATATGATGATGTAGCCATTGTTCCAGGTGAAATAACTATAAACCCCGAATTAGTAGATACAAGAATAAAAATTGATAATTTGGAGCTTGATATACCTATTTTTGCATCCGCTATGGATAGTGTCGTAGATCCAAATTTTTCTAAAGAAATTTCTGATCTAGGTGGAGTTGGTGTAATCAATTTAGATGGAATACACGTTAGATATAATGATACGGAAGAAATATATAATGAAATAGCATCTGCTTCTCAAGAAAATGCAACGGAGCTTCTTCAAAAAATTTACTCAGCTCCTGTTAAGGAGAATTTGATAGGAGATATAGTAAAAAAAATAAAAAATAGTAATTCAAGATGTTTTGCATCATTTATTCCTGCTTCTACTAAACGGTTTGCTCCAGTAGCGGTAGAGGCTGGATGTGATTCAATTGTAATACAATCTACTGTAACAACTGCTAGGCATAATTCCAAAAGTCTTGAAGGTTTAATATTATCCAAAATTGTTGAGTCTATTAATGTTCCAATTATAGTAGGAAATACAGTGACATATAATGTTTCTAGGGAATTGATGGAGACTGGAATTCATGGAATTTTAGTGGGAGTAGGCCCAGGTTCAGCATGTACAAGTAGAGAAGTTTTAGGTGTAGGTGTCCCCCAAGTTTCTGCCACATTAGAGTGTTCAAGCGCTAGAGATGATTACTTTAAATTAACAGGAAGGTATGTTTCTATAATAACGGATGGAGGAATAAGAACCGGTGGTGAGTTGTGTAAATCATTTGTAGCAGGTGCAGATGCAGTTATGATAGGCTCACCTTTTTCTAAGACATATGAATCTCCTGCAAAAGGGAACCACTGGGGAATGGCTACTCCTCATGAATCTCTTCCAAGGGGGACAAGGATTGCCAATAAACAAGAATACTCAATTAGAGAATTGCTTTTTGGACCATCTTCAAAAACGGATGGTACAAGGAATCTTGTTGGTGCATTGAGGGTTTGTATGGGAATGTTAGGAGCTGAAAAGGTCAGAGAAATGCATGATGGTACTCTTATATATGCTCCCACTA